The following proteins are co-located in the Mesorhizobium australicum WSM2073 genome:
- a CDS encoding YMGG-like glycine zipper-containing protein, protein MRKILIAMVAVVAVSGCTSTEQDVVGGGLIGAGVGGLVGGGKGALIGAAVGAGSGLLVRNLRNGYCQYRDHRGRIYTARCN, encoded by the coding sequence ATGCGGAAAATACTTATTGCCATGGTTGCGGTGGTTGCCGTCAGCGGCTGTACCTCGACCGAGCAGGACGTCGTCGGCGGCGGCTTGATCGGCGCGGGCGTGGGTGGGTTGGTCGGCGGCGGCAAGGGTGCCCTGATCGGCGCGGCCGTCGGTGCCGGTTCCGGCCTGCTGGTTCGCAACCTGCGCAACGGCTACTGCCAGTATCGCGACCATCGCGGCCGGATCTACACGGCCCGCTGCAACTGA
- a CDS encoding DUF1328 domain-containing protein, whose amino-acid sequence MLYWALVFLVVAIIAGALGFGGIAGTSAGIAQILFFIFLAFLVISLLAGLFRRA is encoded by the coding sequence ATGCTTTACTGGGCGCTCGTATTTCTCGTCGTGGCGATTATTGCCGGCGCGCTTGGTTTCGGCGGTATCGCCGGCACATCCGCCGGTATCGCGCAGATATTGTTCTTCATCTTCCTCGCATTCCTGGTCATTTCGCTTTTGGCCGGCCTTTTCAGACGGGCGTGA
- a CDS encoding sensor histidine kinase gives MRSRTSDREEGARGDEVIAMHPAESGMQLGRALLHALHNAGISVLYQDRDMKTVWARNMRAPWASDDVDGNGILPTAQTDRIGAAKRDVIATGNPQRLEISVPVENGVRWFQIWVDADRGDDGDVQGVVTTMVETTEQKRREQTLTTLLREVSHRSKNLLAIIQSIATQTGRYSDGIGDFLTRFRGRLQSLASSQDLVTSSNWRGAALHELVAGQVGRYGANPSHSLRFRGANPYLNPNAALHIGLAMHELAVNSLSYGALSRPDGFVEVTAQLDAAATGEVALSLTWAETIEANRGGGGQRRFGSVALERVVPASLNGTANLDIGEGHLEYRLVVPHSNFETQ, from the coding sequence ATGCGCTCGAGGACTTCAGATAGAGAGGAAGGCGCACGGGGCGATGAAGTGATCGCCATGCACCCCGCCGAGAGCGGCATGCAGCTTGGCCGGGCTCTTCTCCACGCGCTCCACAATGCCGGCATTTCCGTCCTCTATCAGGATCGCGATATGAAGACCGTATGGGCCCGCAACATGCGCGCCCCTTGGGCCTCCGACGATGTCGATGGCAACGGCATTTTGCCGACGGCGCAGACCGACCGCATCGGCGCCGCCAAGCGCGATGTGATCGCGACCGGCAATCCCCAGCGCCTTGAAATCAGTGTCCCGGTCGAGAATGGCGTTCGCTGGTTTCAGATTTGGGTCGATGCCGACCGAGGCGACGATGGCGATGTACAGGGCGTCGTCACCACCATGGTCGAGACGACCGAGCAAAAGCGGCGTGAACAGACGTTGACGACGCTGCTGCGGGAAGTCAGCCATCGCTCGAAGAACCTCCTGGCGATCATCCAGAGCATCGCGACCCAGACCGGTCGCTATTCCGACGGCATCGGCGATTTCCTGACGCGCTTCCGCGGCCGGCTGCAGTCGCTGGCCTCCTCCCAGGATCTGGTGACATCCTCCAATTGGCGAGGGGCAGCCCTTCATGAACTGGTGGCGGGCCAGGTCGGCCGCTATGGCGCGAACCCGTCGCACAGCCTCCGTTTTCGTGGCGCCAATCCTTACCTCAATCCCAACGCCGCGCTGCATATCGGGCTGGCGATGCATGAACTTGCCGTCAACTCGTTGAGCTACGGCGCCCTGTCCCGGCCGGATGGCTTCGTCGAGGTTACCGCCCAACTCGACGCTGCCGCCACGGGGGAGGTTGCGCTGTCGCTGACATGGGCCGAAACGATAGAAGCCAATCGCGGTGGCGGCGGTCAACGGCGCTTCGGAAGCGTTGCGTTGGAGCGGGTGGTGCCGGCATCCCTGAACGGAACCGCGAACCTGGATATCGGCGAGGGCCACCTCGAATATCGCCTTGTCGTGCCGCACAGCAATTTCGAGACGCAGTGA